Proteins found in one Roseovarius pelagicus genomic segment:
- a CDS encoding DUF5333 domain-containing protein, whose amino-acid sequence MRMMTTAILSVTLAGFVATSGHAGLRDERDITAGLLAIAVADKIRRSCDDVSGRLWVARSYLNGLKAIARERGYSEAEIDAHVNSSENKAEMRKMRNAYYKSKGASNLDHPSLCRLAREEVAAQTQAGKFLKVK is encoded by the coding sequence ATGCGTATGATGACGACTGCTATTCTGAGCGTTACGCTGGCCGGGTTCGTTGCGACGAGCGGCCATGCAGGGCTGCGCGACGAGCGTGATATTACCGCTGGTTTGCTGGCCATTGCCGTGGCGGACAAGATCCGCCGGTCCTGTGATGATGTGTCAGGGCGGCTATGGGTTGCACGATCCTACCTGAACGGGTTGAAGGCGATCGCGCGCGAGCGCGGCTATTCCGAGGCCGAGATCGACGCCCATGTAAATTCGTCCGAAAACAAGGCCGAGATGCGCAAGATGCGCAACGCCTATTACAAATCCAAGGGGGCCAGCAATCTGGATCACCCAAGCCTGTGCCGTCTGGCGCGCGAGGAAGTCGCGGCCCAGACCCAAGCGGGCAAGTTTCTGAAAGTAAAGTGA
- the nuoL gene encoding NADH-quinone oxidoreductase subunit L — protein sequence MEKIILFAPLIGAIIAGFGWRVIGDVAAQWITTGLLFLACALSWIVFLGHDGTTQHIHILDWVQSGLLDTAWGIRLDRLTAIMLIVVTTVSALVHLYSMGYMAHDSQFSENESYRPRFFAYLSLFTFAMLMLVTADNLAQMFFGWEGVGLASYLLIGFYFRKPSANAAAIKAFVVNRIGDFGFALGIFALFYLTDSIKFDDVFAAAPELAQTNITFLWSEWNAANLIAFLLFVGAMGKSAQLFLHTWLPDAMEGPTPVSALIHAATMVTAGVFLVCRMSPLMEYAPEAMMFVTFLGATTAFVAATIGLVQNDIKRVIAYSTMSQLGYMFVAAGVGMYSVAMFHLFTHAFFKAMLFLGAGSVIHGMHHEQDMRNYGGLRKKLPYTFWAMLIGTLAITGVGIPLTHIGFAGFLSKDAVIESAWAGTNGGYAFWMLVIAALFTSFYSWRLMFLTFWGEPRGDKHTHEHAHESPMVMLVPLGVLALGSVFAGMVWYGSFFGDHAQVNKFFGIPEHHAEASEGHGEEAGHGEEAAHGEELATADMVDAGHGDDAVAAGDEHATATHSGEAPKGAIYMAPDNHVMDDAHHAPKWVKVSPFIAMLIGLITALWFYIWDPSMPRKAAESQRPLYLFLLNKWYFDEIYDAIFVRPAKRLGHFLWKRGDGSVIDGALNGVALGIVPFFTRLAGRAQSGYIFTYAFAMVIGIAVLVTWVTMSGGAH from the coding sequence ATGGAAAAGATCATCCTTTTCGCCCCCCTGATCGGGGCCATCATTGCAGGGTTCGGCTGGCGCGTGATTGGCGATGTGGCCGCACAATGGATCACGACCGGCCTGCTGTTTCTGGCCTGCGCACTTAGCTGGATCGTGTTCCTCGGGCATGACGGGACGACACAGCACATTCATATCCTTGACTGGGTGCAATCGGGTTTGCTGGACACGGCGTGGGGTATCCGGCTGGACCGTCTGACAGCGATCATGCTGATCGTGGTGACGACCGTTTCTGCGCTGGTTCACCTCTATTCGATGGGGTACATGGCGCATGACAGCCAGTTTAGCGAAAACGAGAGCTATCGTCCGCGTTTCTTTGCTTATCTGAGCCTCTTTACCTTTGCGATGCTGATGCTGGTCACAGCCGACAACCTCGCGCAGATGTTCTTTGGCTGGGAGGGCGTGGGCCTTGCCTCTTACCTGTTGATCGGGTTCTATTTCCGCAAACCGAGTGCAAATGCCGCCGCGATCAAGGCGTTCGTGGTCAACCGGATCGGTGATTTTGGGTTTGCGCTGGGTATCTTTGCGCTGTTCTATCTGACGGACAGCATCAAGTTTGACGACGTGTTTGCCGCCGCACCAGAGCTGGCGCAGACTAACATTACCTTCTTGTGGTCTGAATGGAATGCGGCCAACCTGATCGCTTTCCTGCTGTTTGTCGGCGCGATGGGCAAATCGGCGCAACTGTTCCTGCACACTTGGCTGCCGGACGCGATGGAAGGCCCGACACCGGTATCGGCGCTGATCCACGCGGCGACCATGGTGACGGCGGGTGTGTTCCTGGTCTGCCGAATGTCACCGCTGATGGAATACGCGCCCGAGGCGATGATGTTCGTCACGTTCCTGGGGGCCACCACCGCGTTTGTCGCGGCCACCATTGGTTTGGTGCAGAACGACATCAAACGTGTCATCGCCTATTCGACCATGAGCCAGCTGGGCTATATGTTCGTGGCGGCGGGTGTCGGCATGTATTCGGTGGCGATGTTCCACCTCTTTACCCACGCATTTTTCAAGGCGATGCTGTTTCTCGGTGCCGGGTCGGTCATCCACGGGATGCATCACGAGCAGGATATGCGGAACTATGGCGGGTTGCGCAAAAAGCTGCCCTATACATTCTGGGCGATGCTGATCGGTACACTGGCCATTACCGGCGTCGGTATCCCGCTGACACATATCGGGTTCGCCGGCTTCCTGAGCAAGGACGCAGTGATCGAGAGCGCATGGGCAGGCACCAATGGCGGCTATGCCTTCTGGATGCTGGTCATCGCCGCGCTCTTTACCAGCTTCTACAGCTGGCGGTTGATGTTCCTGACGTTCTGGGGCGAGCCGCGTGGCGACAAGCATACACATGAGCACGCGCATGAAAGCCCGATGGTCATGCTGGTGCCTCTGGGTGTGCTGGCGCTGGGATCGGTCTTTGCGGGGATGGTCTGGTATGGCAGCTTCTTTGGCGATCATGCGCAGGTGAACAAGTTCTTTGGCATTCCCGAACATCATGCCGAGGCCAGCGAAGGCCACGGCGAAGAGGCTGGGCATGGTGAAGAGGCCGCTCACGGCGAGGAGCTGGCCACCGCGGACATGGTTGATGCGGGTCACGGCGACGACGCCGTCGCTGCGGGTGACGAACATGCCACCGCGACCCATTCCGGCGAAGCGCCCAAGGGGGCCATCTACATGGCACCGGATAATCATGTGATGGACGACGCGCACCACGCGCCCAAATGGGTCAAGGTCAGCCCGTTCATCGCGATGCTGATCGGTCTGATCACGGCACTGTGGTTCTATATCTGGGATCCCAGCATGCCGCGCAAAGCGGCCGAGAGCCAACGGCCGCTATATCTGTTTTTGCTGAACAAATGGTACTTTGATGAAATCTACGACGCGATCTTTGTCCGCCCGGCCAAACGGCTCGGTCACTTCTTGTGGAAACGCGGGGATGGCAGTGTGATTGATGGGGCGCTCAATGGTGTGGCCCTCGGGATCGTGCCGTTCTTTACCCGGCTCGCGGGCCGGGCGCAGTCTGGCTATATCTTTACCTATGCGTTCGCCATGGTGATCGGGATTGCGGTCCTCGTTACATGGGTCACGATGAGCGGGGGGGCACACTGA
- a CDS encoding MAPEG family protein translates to MHDFAQYGYAIIAMALMGLTTLVLSPLSAMRKTAAGLVPGATPPEDYASATYRWHRAYGNAAESVGTFALVTLAAILAGAAPFWVNLFASTFFVARIVMLVIHLRGGKADMGARSFAYVLGWLMCILLAILAILAVFGGPA, encoded by the coding sequence ATGCATGATTTCGCACAATACGGGTACGCAATCATTGCGATGGCATTGATGGGTTTGACGACTCTCGTGCTGAGCCCGCTATCGGCGATGCGCAAGACGGCAGCCGGGCTGGTGCCCGGTGCAACTCCGCCCGAGGATTATGCCAGTGCCACCTATCGCTGGCACCGGGCCTATGGCAACGCTGCTGAATCAGTGGGCACATTTGCGCTGGTCACGCTGGCGGCGATTCTGGCCGGGGCGGCACCGTTTTGGGTGAACCTTTTCGCGTCGACCTTTTTCGTCGCGCGTATCGTGATGCTGGTCATTCACCTGCGTGGCGGCAAGGCGGATATGGGCGCGCGTTCCTTTGCCTATGTTCTGGGCTGGCTGATGTGCATCCTGCTGGCGATTTTGGCGATTTTGGCAGTATTTGGAGGCCCGGCATGA
- the nuoK gene encoding NADH-quinone oxidoreductase subunit NuoK: MIGIEHYLAVAAALFVTGIFGLFLNRKNVIILLMSIELMLLAININMVAFSSYAGDLVGQVFTLFILTVAAAEAAIGLAILVCFFRNRGTIAVEDVNVMKG, from the coding sequence ATGATCGGAATTGAACATTACCTGGCGGTGGCGGCGGCACTCTTTGTCACCGGCATTTTCGGGCTTTTCCTGAACCGCAAGAATGTGATCATTCTGCTGATGTCGATCGAGTTGATGCTCTTGGCAATCAACATCAATATGGTTGCGTTCTCCAGCTACGCGGGCGATCTGGTCGGGCAAGTCTTTACCCTCTTTATCCTGACTGTCGCCGCCGCCGAGGCCGCCATCGGCCTCGCGATCCTTGTGTGTTTCTTCCGCAACCGTGGCACAATCGCGGTCGAAGATGTCAACGTGATGAAGGGCTGA
- a CDS encoding carboxymuconolactone decarboxylase family protein, whose amino-acid sequence MTDPNNPFAAMMAQAQEMAKSFPAMEAFTPKGFEKMMGTMPRDMMEMMFGNTLNEGGLDARTRMLLTLAGLTMQGAQNDVAFRQSVRHALEAGATKQHIVETLGQMSMFAGLPAMTRAMELAEQVLDAQDEEGKDT is encoded by the coding sequence ATGACCGATCCCAACAATCCCTTTGCCGCGATGATGGCCCAAGCGCAGGAAATGGCAAAGTCGTTTCCGGCGATGGAGGCGTTCACACCCAAGGGATTCGAGAAGATGATGGGCACCATGCCACGCGACATGATGGAAATGATGTTTGGCAACACGTTGAACGAGGGCGGGCTGGACGCACGGACGCGGATGCTGTTGACGCTGGCCGGATTGACCATGCAGGGCGCGCAGAACGACGTTGCCTTTCGCCAATCGGTGCGGCATGCGCTGGAGGCGGGCGCGACGAAGCAACATATCGTCGAAACGCTGGGACAAATGTCGATGTTCGCCGGATTGCCCGCGATGACACGGGCGATGGAACTGGCCGAGCAAGTGCTCGACGCACAGGATGAAGAAGGAAAAGACACATGA
- the nuoN gene encoding NADH-quinone oxidoreductase subunit NuoN — protein MIQADLNVILPELVIAVFAMLALIGAVYSGKDKMAGMLIWLTAALFVAMAFWIGSTGSGTRTAFGGMFVDDGFARFAKVVVLLSAAAVMVMGQDYMARRDMLRFEYPILVALCAVGMMMMVSAGDLMALYMGLELQSLSLYVVASLRRDSIKSTEAGLKYFVLGSLSSGLLLYGASLVYGYAGTTLFSGIIAAADGHAPLGLLLGLVFVISGMAFKVSAVPFHMWTPDVYEGAPTPITAFFATAPKVAAMGLFARVVHDAFGGVVADWQQIVALLSVLSMFLGAVAAIGQRDIKRLMAYSSIAHMGFALMGLAAGTAFGVQAMLIYMAIYVTMNIGTFAFILSMAKDGQPVTDIASLNMYSKRHPGRALAVLILMFSLAGVPPLVGFFGKFYVLRAAYDGGLAWLAVAGVVASVIGAFYYLRIVYYMYFGEEGEALDAPRSPVLWGFLMASAAIMVLGVVNLFGIEGMAQAAAATLVN, from the coding sequence ATGATTCAGGCTGATCTGAACGTAATCCTGCCGGAACTGGTGATCGCGGTTTTCGCGATGCTGGCCCTTATCGGCGCAGTCTACAGCGGCAAGGACAAGATGGCGGGTATGCTGATCTGGCTCACTGCCGCGCTCTTTGTTGCGATGGCCTTCTGGATCGGAAGCACCGGGAGTGGCACGCGCACGGCCTTTGGCGGCATGTTCGTCGATGACGGGTTCGCCCGGTTTGCCAAAGTGGTGGTCCTGTTGAGTGCGGCGGCGGTCATGGTCATGGGCCAAGACTATATGGCGCGTCGTGACATGCTGCGGTTCGAGTATCCGATCCTTGTGGCGCTGTGCGCCGTGGGCATGATGATGATGGTCAGCGCCGGCGATCTGATGGCGTTGTACATGGGATTGGAACTGCAATCTCTGTCGCTGTATGTCGTGGCGTCGCTGCGTCGTGATAGTATCAAATCGACCGAAGCGGGCCTGAAATATTTCGTACTGGGCTCGCTCAGCTCTGGTCTGCTGCTTTATGGTGCCTCGCTGGTTTACGGTTATGCGGGCACGACGCTGTTCTCAGGCATCATCGCAGCGGCGGATGGGCACGCGCCCCTGGGGCTGCTGTTGGGGTTGGTGTTCGTAATTTCCGGCATGGCATTCAAGGTGTCGGCTGTACCATTCCACATGTGGACGCCGGATGTGTATGAAGGCGCGCCAACGCCGATCACCGCTTTTTTTGCCACCGCGCCCAAAGTGGCGGCGATGGGATTGTTTGCCCGCGTCGTACATGACGCATTCGGCGGTGTGGTCGCTGACTGGCAGCAGATCGTTGCATTGCTGAGCGTGTTGTCGATGTTCCTCGGGGCCGTTGCGGCCATCGGGCAACGCGATATCAAGCGGCTGATGGCCTATTCCTCGATCGCGCATATGGGCTTTGCCCTGATGGGGCTTGCGGCGGGGACGGCGTTTGGTGTGCAGGCGATGCTGATCTATATGGCGATCTACGTCACCATGAATATCGGCACATTCGCGTTCATCCTGTCGATGGCCAAGGACGGGCAGCCGGTCACGGATATTGCCAGCCTGAACATGTATTCGAAGCGCCATCCGGGTCGGGCGCTGGCAGTGCTGATCCTGATGTTTAGCCTAGCGGGCGTGCCACCGCTGGTCGGCTTCTTTGGCAAGTTTTACGTGCTGCGCGCAGCCTATGACGGCGGGCTGGCGTGGCTGGCTGTTGCGGGTGTGGTCGCCTCGGTGATCGGTGCGTTTTATTACCTGCGTATCGTCTATTACATGTATTTCGGCGAGGAAGGCGAGGCACTGGACGCCCCGCGTTCACCTGTGCTGTGGGGATTCCTGATGGCCTCGGCGGCGATCATGGTGCTGGGGGTTGTGAACCTCTTTGGCATCGAAGGGATGGCGCAGGCGGCGGCGGCGACGCTGGTCAACTGA
- the nuoI gene encoding NADH-quinone oxidoreductase subunit NuoI — MANIDYGRAAGYFLLSDFFKGFKLGLKYFFAPKATLNYPHEKGPLSPRFRGEHALRRYPNGEERCIACKLCEAICPAQAITIDAEPRDDGSRRTTRYDIDMTKCIYCGFCQEACPVDAIVEGPNFEFATETREELFYDKDKLLANGDRWEAEIARNLELDAPYR; from the coding sequence ATGGCCAACATAGATTACGGACGCGCGGCCGGGTATTTCCTGCTCAGCGATTTTTTCAAAGGGTTCAAGCTGGGGCTGAAATACTTCTTTGCGCCCAAGGCGACGCTGAACTATCCGCATGAAAAAGGGCCGCTTTCGCCCCGTTTTCGCGGTGAACACGCGTTGCGGCGCTATCCCAACGGTGAAGAACGCTGCATCGCCTGCAAGCTGTGCGAGGCGATCTGCCCGGCGCAGGCGATCACCATCGACGCCGAACCGCGCGATGACGGCAGCCGCCGCACAACGCGCTATGACATCGACATGACCAAATGCATCTATTGCGGTTTCTGCCAAGAGGCCTGCCCGGTGGATGCGATTGTCGAAGGGCCGAATTTCGAGTTCGCCACCGAGACCCGAGAAGAACTGTTTTATGACAAGGACAAGCTGCTGGCCAACGGCGACCGCTGGGAAGCAGAGATTGCCCGCAATCTGGAACTGGACGCACCGTACCGATGA
- a CDS encoding NADH-quinone oxidoreductase subunit M → MDNVLSITTFLPLIAAAILAVFLRGEDEAAQRNAKWVALVATVVTFLVSLFILFDFDSSNTGFQFVEEHQWLLGLKYKMGVDGISVLFVMLTTFMMPLTIAASWNVKVRVKEYMIAFLLLETLMLGVFMALDLVLFYLFFEAGLIPMFLIIGIWGGKERIYASFKFFLYTFLGSVLMLVAMVAMFADAGTTDIPALMNHEFASESFSVLGIYVVGGMQTLMFLAFFASFAVKMPMWPVHTWLPDAHVQAPTAGSVVLAAILLKMGGYGFLRFSLPMFPVGADVLTPLVLWMSAIAIVYTSLVALAQEDMKKLIAYSSVAHMGYVTMGIFAANQQGIDGAIFQMLSHGFISGALFLCVGVIYDRMHTREIDAYGGLVNRMPAYALIFMFFTMANVGLPGTSGFIGEFLTLVGIFKVNTWVAAVATSGVILSAAYALWLYRRVVMGDLIKESLRTITDMGGRERAIFAPLVAMTLLLGVYPSLVTDIISPSVEALISNYDTAVAEAHTGAASQTADTSH, encoded by the coding sequence ATGGATAACGTCCTGTCGATCACAACGTTTCTGCCGCTGATTGCGGCGGCTATTCTTGCGGTATTCCTGCGGGGCGAGGATGAAGCGGCGCAGCGCAACGCCAAATGGGTTGCACTGGTCGCGACCGTGGTCACATTCCTTGTGTCGCTGTTCATCCTGTTCGATTTCGATAGCAGCAACACCGGATTCCAATTCGTCGAAGAGCATCAATGGCTCTTGGGTCTGAAATACAAGATGGGCGTTGACGGGATCAGCGTCCTGTTCGTGATGCTGACCACGTTCATGATGCCGCTGACAATCGCCGCGTCGTGGAATGTCAAGGTGCGGGTCAAGGAATACATGATCGCGTTCCTGTTGCTGGAAACGCTGATGCTGGGCGTGTTCATGGCGCTCGATCTGGTGCTGTTCTACCTCTTCTTCGAGGCGGGGCTGATCCCGATGTTCCTGATCATCGGTATCTGGGGCGGCAAGGAACGGATCTATGCCTCGTTCAAGTTCTTCCTCTACACCTTCCTTGGGTCGGTTCTGATGCTGGTCGCGATGGTCGCGATGTTCGCGGATGCGGGCACCACTGACATTCCGGCGCTGATGAATCACGAGTTCGCGTCCGAGAGCTTTAGCGTATTGGGTATCTATGTCGTCGGCGGCATGCAGACGCTGATGTTCCTCGCGTTCTTTGCCAGTTTTGCGGTCAAGATGCCGATGTGGCCTGTCCACACATGGCTACCGGATGCGCACGTACAAGCACCTACTGCGGGGTCGGTTGTTCTGGCAGCGATCCTGCTAAAGATGGGTGGCTATGGCTTCTTGCGGTTCAGCCTGCCGATGTTCCCGGTGGGTGCGGATGTTCTGACACCGCTGGTGTTGTGGATGTCGGCGATCGCCATCGTCTACACGTCGCTGGTGGCGCTGGCCCAAGAAGACATGAAAAAGCTGATTGCTTATTCATCCGTGGCGCATATGGGCTATGTGACGATGGGCATTTTTGCAGCGAACCAGCAGGGCATTGATGGCGCTATTTTCCAGATGCTCAGCCACGGGTTTATCTCGGGGGCGCTCTTCCTCTGCGTCGGGGTCATTTATGACCGGATGCACACCCGAGAGATTGACGCCTATGGCGGTCTGGTCAACCGGATGCCGGCCTATGCGCTGATCTTCATGTTCTTTACCATGGCCAATGTCGGACTGCCGGGCACGTCCGGTTTTATCGGCGAGTTTCTGACGCTGGTGGGCATCTTTAAGGTCAATACATGGGTCGCTGCGGTCGCTACATCGGGTGTGATCCTGTCGGCGGCATACGCGCTATGGCTATACCGCCGGGTGGTGATGGGTGACCTGATCAAAGAGAGCCTGCGCACTATCACCGACATGGGCGGGCGCGAGCGGGCGATCTTTGCGCCACTGGTGGCAATGACGCTGCTGCTGGGTGTTTATCCCAGTCTGGTGACTGATATCATCAGCCCCTCGGTCGAGGCGCTGATTTCCAACTATGACACTGCGGTTGCGGAGGCACATACAGGTGCCGCCAGCCAAACCGCCGATACATCGCATTAA
- the nuoG gene encoding NADH-quinone oxidoreductase subunit NuoG, producing MTDLRKIIIDETEVEVDGAMTLIQACEEAGVEIPRFCYHERLSIAGNCRMCLVEVVGGPPKPAASCAMQVRDLRPGPEGQPPVVKTNSPMVKKAREGVMEFLLINHPLDCPICDQGGECDLQDQAMAYGVDFSRFREAKRASTDLDLGPLVETHMTRCISCTRCVRFTTEVAGIQMMGQTGRGEDAEITTYLGGTLDSNMQGNIIDLCPVGALVSKPYAFTARPWELTKTESIDVMDALGSNIRVDTKGREVMRFLPRNNDGVNEEWISDKTRFVWDGLRRQRLDRPYVRENGKLRPASWPEALNAAATAMKGKKVAGLVGDLAPVEAAFALKTLIEGMGGNVECRTDGAKLPEGNRSGYVGTATIEEIDTAKTILIVGADPRVEAPVLNARIRKAWLAGARVGVIGPKIDLTFDYHHFGTDRDALTKLVGKVEEKPDTIVIVGQGALQEADGAAVLSQVMAYTQGAGAKLLVLHTAAGRVGAMDAGCTTTGGMDAALDGAEVIYNLGADEVDIKDGAFVIYQGSHGDRGAHRADVILPGAAYTEEQGLFVNTEGRPQLALRASFAPGEAKENWAILRALSGELGATLPFDSLPQLRHALVAVAPHLAEIDAVPENEWQPLKVSKPGSADFRLAITDFYLTNPIARASTLMAELSAGAKARQEQPVAAE from the coding sequence ATGACTGACCTTCGCAAGATCATCATCGACGAGACCGAGGTAGAGGTGGATGGGGCCATGACCCTGATTCAGGCCTGTGAAGAGGCGGGCGTGGAAATTCCGCGCTTTTGCTATCACGAGCGACTCTCGATCGCGGGCAACTGTCGGATGTGTCTTGTGGAGGTCGTCGGCGGCCCGCCAAAGCCTGCGGCGTCCTGTGCGATGCAGGTGCGCGATCTGCGCCCCGGACCGGAAGGCCAGCCGCCGGTCGTGAAAACCAACAGCCCGATGGTCAAGAAGGCCCGCGAGGGTGTGATGGAGTTCCTGCTGATCAACCACCCGCTGGATTGCCCGATCTGCGATCAGGGTGGCGAATGCGATCTACAGGATCAGGCGATGGCCTACGGCGTTGATTTCAGCCGCTTTCGCGAGGCAAAACGCGCCAGTACGGACCTTGATCTGGGACCGTTGGTCGAGACACATATGACGCGTTGCATTTCGTGTACCCGCTGCGTGCGGTTTACCACCGAAGTGGCAGGTATCCAGATGATGGGTCAGACAGGGCGCGGCGAGGATGCCGAGATCACCACCTATCTGGGCGGCACTCTGGACAGCAACATGCAGGGCAACATCATCGACCTGTGCCCGGTTGGGGCATTGGTATCAAAGCCTTATGCATTTACTGCGCGGCCATGGGAGCTGACCAAGACCGAGAGCATTGACGTAATGGATGCGTTGGGCAGCAACATCCGCGTTGACACCAAGGGCCGCGAAGTCATGCGGTTCCTGCCGCGCAACAATGACGGCGTGAACGAGGAATGGATTTCGGACAAGACGCGTTTCGTCTGGGACGGGTTGCGTCGTCAGCGGCTGGACCGCCCCTATGTGCGCGAAAATGGCAAGCTGCGACCTGCCAGCTGGCCCGAGGCGCTGAATGCTGCGGCGACAGCGATGAAGGGTAAAAAGGTTGCTGGCCTGGTTGGCGATCTTGCCCCGGTCGAGGCGGCGTTCGCGCTGAAAACCCTGATCGAGGGCATGGGCGGCAATGTTGAGTGCCGTACTGACGGTGCGAAGCTGCCCGAGGGCAATCGGTCCGGCTATGTCGGAACGGCAACCATCGAAGAGATCGACACAGCCAAGACGATCCTGATCGTCGGCGCGGATCCTCGGGTCGAGGCACCAGTGCTGAACGCGCGCATTCGCAAGGCATGGCTGGCTGGCGCGCGTGTAGGTGTAATCGGTCCGAAGATCGATCTGACCTTTGACTATCATCATTTCGGCACCGACCGCGACGCATTGACCAAACTGGTCGGCAAGGTCGAGGAAAAGCCGGACACGATCGTGATCGTGGGGCAGGGCGCGTTGCAGGAGGCCGATGGTGCCGCCGTTCTGAGCCAGGTCATGGCCTATACCCAAGGGGCTGGCGCCAAGCTGCTGGTGTTGCACACAGCGGCGGGTCGCGTTGGCGCAATGGACGCTGGCTGCACCACGACAGGTGGCATGGATGCCGCGCTGGACGGGGCTGAGGTGATTTACAACCTTGGCGCCGATGAGGTCGACATCAAGGATGGCGCGTTCGTGATCTATCAGGGCAGCCACGGAGACCGGGGGGCGCACCGCGCCGACGTGATCCTGCCGGGCGCAGCCTATACCGAGGAGCAAGGCCTGTTCGTGAACACCGAAGGCCGCCCGCAATTGGCGTTGCGCGCCAGCTTTGCCCCCGGTGAAGCCAAGGAAAATTGGGCGATCCTGCGCGCACTCAGCGGTGAGCTGGGTGCGACACTGCCATTCGACAGCCTGCCGCAACTGCGTCATGCGTTGGTCGCGGTTGCTCCGCATCTGGCGGAAATCGACGCGGTGCCGGAGAATGAATGGCAGCCGTTAAAGGTCAGCAAACCGGGCAGTGCCGATTTCCGTCTGGCGATCACGGATTTCTATCTGACCAATCCGATTGCCCGCGCCAGCACGCTGATGGCTGAACTAAGCGCCGGTGCCAAAGCGCGCCAAGAGCAGCCGGTGGCGGCAGAGTGA
- a CDS encoding methyltransferase domain-containing protein, whose amino-acid sequence MGVDYVLFDRLVELSTRFQPKGRTLMLGRQSFGIQTKRRHLYEETLKRHGIEGKRFDFLQEDGFSETLMEKLGFGRMETMDFSDYEGADVLHDLNKKPAKKLEKKFDLIFDGGTVEHVFNVPMALEGLFRMLKPGGRLISANGLNGWYGHGMYQFNPELVWTFWKRACNCNVIDCRAVPEAPEDGFGQVEFQDPALTGVRLKLKNKIGPGRTYLYYEIEKTKESHLPDFALQSDYETRWNGHANAGKTHLETDARS is encoded by the coding sequence TTGGGGGTCGACTATGTTCTGTTTGACCGGCTCGTTGAGCTGAGCACACGTTTCCAGCCGAAAGGCCGGACGTTGATGCTTGGCCGACAGAGTTTTGGCATCCAGACCAAACGTCGGCACCTCTATGAGGAAACGCTGAAGCGCCACGGCATCGAGGGCAAGCGGTTCGACTTCCTGCAAGAGGACGGGTTTTCCGAGACGCTGATGGAGAAGCTCGGCTTTGGCCGGATGGAGACCATGGATTTCTCGGATTACGAGGGGGCCGATGTTCTGCATGACCTGAACAAGAAGCCTGCCAAGAAGCTGGAAAAGAAGTTCGATCTGATTTTTGACGGTGGCACGGTCGAGCATGTGTTCAACGTGCCGATGGCGCTGGAGGGGTTGTTTCGGATGCTCAAGCCGGGCGGCCGTCTGATCAGCGCCAATGGGCTGAATGGCTGGTATGGGCACGGCATGTACCAGTTCAACCCGGAATTGGTCTGGACCTTTTGGAAGCGGGCGTGCAACTGCAACGTGATTGATTGCCGTGCCGTACCTGAAGCGCCCGAGGACGGATTCGGGCAGGTCGAATTTCAGGATCCGGCGCTGACCGGCGTGCGACTGAAGCTGAAGAACAAGATCGGGCCGGGGCGCACGTATCTGTATTACGAAATTGAAAAAACCAAGGAGTCGCATCTGCCGGATTTCGCGCTGCAAAGCGATTACGAGACCCGCTGGAACGGGCATGCAAATGCCGGTAAGACCCACCTTGAGACGGACGCAAGGAGCTAA
- a CDS encoding NADH-quinone oxidoreductase subunit J, with translation MTVMALAFYLFAISVVIGGLFTVISRNPVHSVLWLILSFISAAGLFVLLGAEFVAMLLVIVYVGAVAVLFLFVVMMLDVDFAELKAEMAKYLPLALLIGVILLMQFGIALGAWEVAEGAEAARQAVTPAETHNTAALGLLLYDKYFLLFQLAGLILLVAMIGAIVLTLRHRTDIKRQNVLHQMWRDPAKAMELRDVKPGQGL, from the coding sequence ATGACCGTCATGGCACTGGCCTTTTATCTCTTTGCGATCTCGGTCGTGATTGGCGGACTTTTTACCGTCATCAGCCGCAACCCGGTGCATTCGGTGCTCTGGCTGATCCTGTCATTCATCAGTGCGGCGGGGCTCTTTGTCCTGCTGGGCGCGGAATTTGTCGCGATGCTGCTGGTGATTGTTTATGTGGGCGCGGTGGCGGTTCTGTTCCTGTTCGTGGTGATGATGCTGGATGTGGATTTTGCCGAGTTGAAGGCGGAAATGGCAAAATACCTGCCATTGGCACTGCTGATCGGGGTGATCCTGCTGATGCAATTCGGTATCGCGCTGGGAGCGTGGGAAGTGGCCGAGGGCGCCGAGGCCGCACGTCAGGCCGTGACACCGGCAGAGACGCACAACACCGCGGCGCTGGGTCTGCTGCTTTATGATAAGTATTTTCTGCTGTTCCAACTGGCGGGGCTGATCCTGCTGGTCGCGATGATCGGGGCAATCGTGCTGACGTTGCGGCACCGGACAGACATCAAGCGTCAGAACGTGCTGCACCAGATGTGGCGTGATCCGGCCAAGGCGATGGAACTGCGCGATGTAAAGCCGGGGCAGGGGCTCTGA